From Solea senegalensis isolate Sse05_10M linkage group LG19, IFAPA_SoseM_1, whole genome shotgun sequence, the proteins below share one genomic window:
- the nfil3-6 gene encoding nuclear factor, interleukin 3 regulated, member 6: MFEEEESQREAAMLQTLETPRAVSPGGGARGRAGSRSFTDEAVCIMTSGSLLACSLLGRTTAIKRKESPSSSVRRKREFIPQDKKDDGYWDKRRKNNEAAKRSREKRRMNDMVLESRVLALLEENARLRAELLALKFRFGLVKDPSNAPILPLTAASQHNTQNLTPHYHLHSGDVGLPSSSASYPNNNQTGQLTRVSRDTGPMSEDSGFSTPGGSSVGSPVFFEDRLSEQGKLSPQRAEDLGYDLHHSPADVHHTAGLAGGKPDQADVMKTLPHKLRFKTPGSGDGFDVAGDSHGARRSPVLSTAGQDVPRETVKGQVLGEMGARQCAQGSWLQQLEGAEGRKGRQSPQYSNASATGYGLQPRPAPGQQEFQYQHENTHLKSQLTSLSEEVAQLKRLFTEQLMSKVN; encoded by the coding sequence atgtttgaggaggaggagtcccAGCGGGAAGCGGCCATGCTCCAGACGCTGGAAACTCCCCGTGCAGTGAGTCCAGGTGGAGGTGCAAGAGGACGAGCCGGGTCGCGGTCCTTCACAGACGAGGCCGTGTGCATCATGACCTCCGGCAGCTTGCTGGCTTGTTCCCTCCTCGGTCGCACAACTGCCATCAAACGCAAAGAGAGTCCTTCTTCCAGCGTCCGACGCAAGCGCGAGTTCATACCTCAAGACAAAAAGGACGATGGCTACTGGgacaagaggagaaagaacaacGAGGCGGCGAAGCGCTCGCGAGAAAAGCGCCGCATGAATGACATGGTCCTGGAGAGCCGTGTTCTGGCTCTGCTCGAGGAGAACGCTCGCCTCAGGGCGGAGCTCCTCGCCCTGAAGTTCCGTTTCGGACTGGTCAAAGACCCGTCCAACGCTCCCATCTTGCCTCTCACTGCCGCTTCTCAGCACAACACTCAAAACTTGACTCCACACTATCATCTCCACAGTGGCGACGTAGGCCTCCCCAGCTCCTCAGCCTCTTACCCCAACAACAACCAGACAGGCCAGCTGACCCGAGTCTCCAGAGACACCGGTCCCATGTCAGAGGACTCTGGATTCTCTACACCAGGCGGGTCCAGCGTGGGCAGCCCCGTCTTCTTTGAAGACCGGCTGAGCGAGCAAGGGAAATTATCACCGCAAAGAGCAGAGGACCTGGGCTACGACCTCCACCACTCCCCGGCTGATGTCCACCACACAGCAGGACTCGCCGGAGGAAAGCCGGACCAAGCCGACGTGATGAAAACCCTGCCTCACAAGCTGCGTTTCAAGACGCCGGGAAGTGGCGACGGGTTCGACGTGGCAGGGGACAGTCACGGTGCCAGACGCAGCCCCGTGCTGTCCACAGCGGGACAAGACGTCCCGAGAGAGACCGTCAAAGGACAGGTTTTGGGGGAAATGGGAGCAAGACAATGCGCCCAAGGCTCATGGCTCCAGCAGCTGGAAGGGGCCGAGGGCAGAAAAGGGAGACAGTCTCCTCAGTACAGCAACGCCTCAGCCACCGGCTACGGCCTCCAGCCTCGCCCCGCACCGGGACAGCAAGAGTTTCAGTATCAGCATGAGAACACACACCTCAAGTCCCAGCTCACGTCTCTCAGTGAGGAAGTGGCTCAGCTCAAGAGGCTTTTCACAGAACAGCTCATGTCCAAAGTCAACTGA